A stretch of Tenrec ecaudatus isolate mTenEca1 chromosome 2, mTenEca1.hap1, whole genome shotgun sequence DNA encodes these proteins:
- the CLDN8 gene encoding claudin-8, whose protein sequence is MAISALQIAGLVLGGVGLVGALAVTVMPQWKVSAFIGSNIVTAENQWQGLWMSCIRHMNIRMQCKVYDSLLALPQDLQASRGLMCTATVMSILAFMTAVLGMKCTQCTGEDEKAKSYIMLTAGIMFIISGILVLIPVSWVANTIIRDFYNPIVDMELKRELGEALYLGWVTALVLIMVGALFSCVFCCTGDNVSYRYTVPHHRATPKSSYMEKKSPSVYSKSQYV, encoded by the coding sequence ATGGCTATCTCTGCCTTACAGATTGCCGGACTTGTGCTTGGTGGTGTTGGCCTGGTGGGGGCATTGGCTGTCACTGTCATGCCTCAGTGGAAAGTGTCTGCTTTCATCGGAAGCAACATTGTGACTGCtgaaaaccagtggcaaggactGTGGATGAGCTGCATACGCCACATGAACATCCGGATGCAGTGTAAAGTCTATGATTCCCTGTTGGCGCTTCCTCAGGATTTGCAGGCGTCCCGAGGACTGATGTGTACAGCAACGGTGATGTCCATCCTGGCTTTCATGACGGCCGTTCTCGGCATGAAGTGCACCCAGTGCACTGGGGAGGATGAGAAGGCGAAGAGCTACATCATGCTAACGGCTGGCATCATGTTCATTATCTCGGGCATTTTGGTGCTCATCCCTGTGAGCTGGGTCGCCAACACCATCATCAGAGATTTCTACAACCCAATAGTGGACATGGAACTGAAGCGTGAGCTTGGAGAAGCCCTCTACCTAGGCTGGGTCACGGCCTTGGTGCTGATTATGGTCGGGGCGCTCTTCTCTTGTGTCTTCTGCTGCACTGGGGACAACGTCAGCTACCGGTACACGGTGCCCCATCATCGCGCAACCCCCAAAAGTTCTTATATGGAAAAGAAGTCTCCAAGTGTGTACTCTAAAAGTCAGTACGTATAG